In Bradyrhizobium symbiodeficiens, the genomic stretch TTGCCGGTTCCGGAATGGCGCACCCTGGAGACGATGAAGCTGATCTCGCCGGGAGTCTGCGTCGAGTTCCAGCCCGCCATCGCATTTGAAAAGCCGCTCTGCGGTCAGAGCGAGGGGCTGGGCAAAACCCCGCCGAGCTGGTTCGCCGCGATCGTGCCGATCTTCCTCGGCAGCCATGCCGAGGTGGTGCGGCCGGTCAGCCCCCGCGCCGCCTCGGCCGGAACGGTGGTCGCGACGCCGGATGCCGCGGCCGCCATCTCGCTCGCCTGGGAGTACATCCTCAACGTGATCGACGTCGCGCTGTTGATGGCGGCCGCGATCGCGCTGCTGGCTTCGCTGGCGATCGCCCATGCGCTGGCCCCGGCGCGCACGATCGTGACCGCCCTGCAGCGCATGGCGCGCGGGCAGTATCGCACCGGGCTGCCGCGCTTCCGCTCGATGGAACTGGCAATGATCGGCCGCGCCGTCGACGAACTCGGCGGCCGGCTGGAGGAAGCCACCGAGCAGCGCGCTGCGCTGACGCGGCGCCTGATCGAAATCCGCGACGACGAGCGCCGCGCCCTCGCCCGCGAGCTGCACGACGAATTCGGGCAGAATCTCTCCGCCATCCTCGCCTTTGCCAATACGATCGAGACGGCGAGCACAAAGGGAAAAACCGAGAGCGGCATCGCACAGGATGCGCGCATGATCTCGCAGGCCACCCATCATCTGATGGCCTCGCTGCGCGATGCGCTGAAACGCCTGCGCAATCCCCTGCCTGATGAGCTCGGGCTCGAGGCAAGCCTCGTCAATCTCGTCGACAGCTGGCGCTCGCAGAGCGCGGCGCGGCCGACGATCCAGCTCGATCTCCGGGGTGACCTCACAGACATCAGCGGCGCGGCCGCCACGACCGCTTATCGCGTCGCCCAGGAATGCCTGACCAACGCGCTGCGTCACGGTGCGGCGCGCGAGATCATCTTGCGTATCGAACGCCGGGCCGGCGAGGACGACGCGCTGCTGATCCGCGTCGAGGACGACGGCGGCGGCGATGCTGAGCGCGTCGCGCAATCGGCCGGCTTCGGCCTGACCGGCATCCGCGAGCGCGTCACGGCGGCCGGCGGATCGCTCTCGATTCTGCCGGCCCGCAGAGGCCTCAGTGTCGCCGCCACCATCCCGCTCGCCGCGTGAGGGCGGCATGAGCGAGGTCGCGGCAACAGGCATCTCCGTGCTGCTGGTGGACGACCACCCGATCGTCCGGCAAGGCTATCGGCGCGTGCTGGAAAGCCAGGGCGATCTGCATGTCGTGGCGGAAGCCGATAGTGCCGCGGATGCCTATGTTGCCTTCAAGGCGCACGATCCGGATGTCGTCGTGTTGGATATTTCGATGCCCGGAGCAAGCGGGCTGGAGGCGATCCGCAACATCCGTTCCCGCAATCCGCGGGCGCGCATCCTCGTCTTCACCATGCACAACGAAGCGGTGCTGGTGAAAGCCGCCTTCGGCGCCGGCGCCTCTGGCTTCGTCACCAAGAGCAGCGAACCATCCGCGGTCGTGAATGCCATCCGCGCCGTCGCGCGCGGCGAGCGGGCCATGAGCGACGACATCGCGCACATCCTGGCCGAGGACAGCCTGTCGGCGGGCTCGGTGCTGGATCAGCTGGGCGAACGCGAGATCGAGATCCTGCGCCAGTTCGCCGGCGGCGCCACCACCGAGCAGATCGCGACGCATCTCAATCTCAGTGTGAAAACAGTGCAGAACTACCACTATCTGATCAAGACCAAGACCGGCGCGCGCACGGACGCTCAGCTTGTGCGGCTCGCGGCGACGTGTGGGCTGACGAGGATCTAGCAGCAGCGCTGCCGCATCGCCATGGTCCCCTGAAGCTTCTCAATCTGCCGAACGAAATTGGAACGGACTCCATCCGGCTCCGGTTAGTACCGCAGTGAAGGAGTCACGAGGTCATGAGTAAGGGTCATCACAAGGCAGCCGACCATCCCCCGATCATCACAGTCGGCGAACTCATCGACGAACTTTGCCGCCTGCCGGACACAGCCGTCGTCCACTTCCGCTGTCCAATGCTCGATCAGGAGCTAACCTTCTACCGTCTTCGCAAGCGGTCAAAGGACACCGTCGAAATCGCGGTCAATGCCTATCCGAACAGTCCGCCGGTCGTGCCATCGTCCGATCCTGCCTTCCACGCGCGAAGACATGCTGCTTCCTCGCCATCGCTTCGCGACGGCGCCACGCTTCACAAGGCGAGAAGTTGATCGGAAGTTGATCGGCAACTCGGCGGATTGAATGGGTCCTGCGGCCTCAGGCTGCCTTCAGACCACGCAGCAGCAGCGCGAGCGTCGCATCGACGCGTGCGGAGAGATCGGCATCCTTCCACTCATCGGCATGCGCCGGATGATGGAAGCGGACAGTGGCATCGAAGATCGCGCGCGCGGTGGTCTTGACGTCGCCAATGGCGAATACGCCCTGCGTCACCCCGTCAGTCAGGATCGCCGAGATCTGGTCGATCATGGTGTCCTTGTGGCATTTGACGGCCGCACAGGCCTCGCGCGCCAGCGTCAGATAGGTGTCGAACATTTCGGGGTCGTCGAGCACGCGCGACCGCTTGGCGGCGAACAGCGTGCGCAGCCAGCGATCCAATCTTGCCGGCGCCGGCCCCTGCTCCTCGGCGATCTGGCGCAACGGCGCATCGATACGGTCCAGCCAGCGCTTGGCGACGGCCTCACGCAGCGAGGCCTTGCTCGGAAAATGGCGATAGACGCTGCCGTGGCTCACATCGAGCGCACGGGCAACGTCGACCACGGTGGCCTTGGCAAGTCCAAAGCGCCTCAGCACGTCCTCGGTGACTTCGAGGATCCGCTCCGGCGTCAAGACAACGGCTTCATTCATGCCAGCACCATGTTCCCGTTCAGGGTTCAGTTATCCGGCGATGGAGCGGCTTCCGAAGCGCCCATTGCCGGCCGTTCGGAAAGCTCTCGCCTCAATGAGGCAGTTTTGCAGCCTGCGCCGCAATCTGGCGCGCCACCAGTAAATTGAGCCAATGCCCAATTGTGCCGGTGAGATTGATGATTTCGGTCGTCATTGTCGTAAGTCTCCATTCGTCCGCGCTTCCCGTTCTTCAATCCGCCCTTCAATCCGAGCTTGGCTCGGATGTCGGGCTTTCCGGGGCTTGTCGCGGGACGCCCAATCGGAGCGTCCGATGACGGATATACACGTCCCGCTGACAGATTTCAATATCTGTCAGTCAATGATCCGTGATTGACAGTTAATATTTGCGGTTGAGGTCGTCACCGCTGCTAACCGGTCCGGTGGATAGCTCGGCGATCCCCCTCTGCCGGCACCGAGACCGTTTGTTTCGCCCTGCCTGCTCTGTTAAATCACAGCGTAAAAAGCATTTTGGCAGGTCGCGCCCCTCAGGGCCGCCCGCCCACCTTCCTGGAGCCGTCAGATGATCCCCCGCTATACCCGCCCGGAAATGGCCTCGATCTGGGAACCGCAGACCCGGTTCAAGATATGGTTCGAGATCGAGGCGCATGCGGCCGACGCGCTGGCCGAGCTCGGGACCATCCCCAAGGAGGCCGCCAAGACGGTCTGGGCCAAGGCCAGGAACGCCACCTTCGACGTCGCCCGCATCGACGAGATCGAGCGCGAGACCAAGCACGACGTCATCGCCTTCCTCACCCACCTCGCCGAGATCGTCGGCCCCGAGGCGCGCTTCGTGCACCAGGGCATGACCTCCTCCGACGTGCTCGACACCTGTCTCAACGTCCAGCTCACCCGTGCCGCCGACCTGCTGCTCGCCGACCTCGACAAGGTGCTGGCCGCACTCAAGAAGCGCGCCTTCGAGCACAAGATGACGCCGACCATCGGCCGCAGCCACGGCATCCATGCCGAGCCGGTGACCTTCGGCCTCAAGCTCGCTTATGCCTATGCCGAGTTCTCGCGCGCCAGGGAACGCCTGATCGCGGCGCGCAAGGAAGTGGCGACCTGCGCCATCTCGGGCGCCGTCGGCACCTTCGCGCAGATCGATCCGCGCGTCGAAGAGCACGTTGCGAAAGCCATGGGCCTCGTCCCCGAGCCGATCTCGACCCAGGTGATCCCGCGCGACCGCCACGCGATGTATTTCTCGACGCTTGGCGTGATCGCCTCCTCGGTGGAGCGCATCGCGGTCGAGATCCGCCACATGCAGCGCACCGAGGTGCTGGAAGCCGAAGAGTTCTTCTCGGAAGGACAAAAGGGCTCCTCGGCGATGCCCCACAAGCGCAATCCGGTGCTGTCCGAAAACCTCACCGGCCTCTCCCGCATGGTGCGTGCCTATGTGACGCCGGCGCTGGAGAACGTCGTGCTCTGGCACGAACGCGACATCTCGCACTCCTCGGCCGAGCGCATGATGGGCCCGGATGCCACCGTGACGCTCGACTTCGCGCTGGTGCGCCTCGCCGGCCTGATCGACAAGCTGCTGGTCTACCCCGCCAACATGCAGAAGAACCTCGACCGCCTCGGCGGCCTCGTGCATTCGCAGCGCGTGCTCTTGGCGCTGACGCAGAAGGGCGCGAGCCGCGAGGACGCCTACAAGCTGGTGCAGCGCAACGCGATGCCGGTCTGGCGCGGCGAGGGCGATTTCCTTGTTCTGCTGAAGAAGGACGCCGAGGTGAAGAAATATCTGACCGACGCCGAGATCGAGGAGCAGTTCGACCTCGGCTACCACCTCAAGCACGTCGACACGATCTTCAAGCGCGTATTCGGCGAGAGCTGAGCGCGCTCCGTAGCCCGGGTGAGCGCAGCGATACCCGGGGGCCCCTCTCACAGAGATCCCGGATGTCGCTTCGCTCATCCGGGCTACCTCAAACCAAAACGGATTCCCCATGCCCATCGTCAACCGCGTTGCCGCCCTCTCCGACGAAATGGCCGCCTGGCGCCATGACTTCCACGAGAACCCGGAGCTGCTCTACGAGGTCCACCGCACCGCCGGCATCGTCGCCGACAAGCTGCGCGAGTTCGGCTGCGACGAGGTGGTGACGGGCATCGGCCGCACCGGCGTGGTCGGCGTGATCCGCGGCCGCAAGTCCGCCTCCGGCAAGACCATTGGGCTCCGCGCCGACATGGACGCGCTGCCGATCATGGAAACCTCGGGCGTGGCCTATGCGTCGAAAGTCCCCGGCAAGATGCACGCCTGCGGCCATGACGGCCACACCGCGATGCTGCTGGGCGCTGCCAAATATCTTGCCGAGACGCGCAATTTCGACGGCACGGCGATCGTGATCTTCCAGCCCGCCGAAGAAGGCGGCGGTGGCGGCAAGGCCATGGTCGAGGACGGGCTGATGACGCGCTGGAACATCCAGGAGGTCTACGGCATGCACAACATGCCGGGCCTGCCGGAAGGACACTTCGCAACCACGCCCGGCGCGATGCTCGCCTCCTCCGACAACATCCAGATCACGGTTCACGGCAAGGGCGGCCACGCCGGCGCCGGCCCGCACAAATCGGTCGACAGCGTGCTGATCGGCTCGCAGATCGTCAACGCGCTGCAGTCGATCGTCGCACGCAACGTCGACCCGTTGAAGTCGGCGGTCATCTCGATCACGCAATTCCACTCCGGCACGGCCTTCAACATCATCCCCGAAATCGCCGAGCTCGGCGGCACCGTGCGCACGCTCGACCCTGAAGTGCGCGATCTCGTCGAGCGCCGCATCGGCGAGGTCGCCGAGAGCGTTGCTCGCGCCTATGGCGGCTCTGCCGAGACGAAGTACACGCGGATGTATCCGGTGACGATGAACCATGCGCGCGAAGCCGGGCTTGCCGCCGACGTCGCACGCGACATCGTCGGCGCCGATCGCGTCAACGACAAGTTCATCCCGATGATGGGCGCCGAGGATTTCTCCTTCATGCTGGAGGCGCGCCCCGGCGCGATGGTGCTGGTCGGCATGGGCGACGGCAACGAGTGCCACCACCCGGCCTATGTCTTCAACGACAACATTTTGGGCCACGGCGCCTCGTTCTGGGCGCGACTCGTCGAGACGCGGATGCCGGCGAACTAGGTTGATTGGCAGGGCGGGTTGACGACAGCGTAACCCTACGCCTCCCGCTTCGCTTGTTGAACTACGGCGACGTGCCGTCCGGCGACGAAGCTAACCTTCAGGCCGCCCGAATTGCCGCAAAGAAGTCTTCGACTTCGGACCGGAGCGCATCAGTCTGGCCCGAGAGGTCTTTGGAGGCGGTCAACAGCTCGGATGCGGTGACGCCGGTCTCGCCCGCGGCGTGGTTCACCCCGCCGATGTTGCTCGACACGTCATGCGTCCCGTGCGCTGCCTCCTGTACGTTGCGCGCGATCTCGGCAGTTGCCACGCCCTGTTGTTCGACCGCGGCCGCAATTGCGGTCGCAATCTCGTCGATCGCGGCAATAGTCGCGCCGATCTGCTGAATGACTCCGACAGAATCCCTGGTCGCTTCCTGAATCGAGAGTATCTGCTGGCCGATCTCGCCGGTCGCCTTCGCCGTCTGCTCCGCCAACGCCTTGACCTCGGACGCCACCACCGCGAAGCCCCGGCCGGCCTCACCGGCACGCGCCGCCTCGATCGTCGCATTCAGCGCAAGCAGATTGGTCTGAGCCGCGATCGTGTTGATCAGCTCGACGACGTCCCCGA encodes the following:
- a CDS encoding sensor histidine kinase, which translates into the protein MRLVLQLVARLLLIVALCLGAATIWATFDAYRSVDRSTAASAQRVAQALQALYWHELLLRSSRAREQLLPVPEWRTLETMKLISPGVCVEFQPAIAFEKPLCGQSEGLGKTPPSWFAAIVPIFLGSHAEVVRPVSPRAASAGTVVATPDAAAAISLAWEYILNVIDVALLMAAAIALLASLAIAHALAPARTIVTALQRMARGQYRTGLPRFRSMELAMIGRAVDELGGRLEEATEQRAALTRRLIEIRDDERRALARELHDEFGQNLSAILAFANTIETASTKGKTESGIAQDARMISQATHHLMASLRDALKRLRNPLPDELGLEASLVNLVDSWRSQSAARPTIQLDLRGDLTDISGAAATTAYRVAQECLTNALRHGAAREIILRIERRAGEDDALLIRVEDDGGGDAERVAQSAGFGLTGIRERVTAAGGSLSILPARRGLSVAATIPLAA
- a CDS encoding response regulator; this encodes MSEVAATGISVLLVDDHPIVRQGYRRVLESQGDLHVVAEADSAADAYVAFKAHDPDVVVLDISMPGASGLEAIRNIRSRNPRARILVFTMHNEAVLVKAAFGAGASGFVTKSSEPSAVVNAIRAVARGERAMSDDIAHILAEDSLSAGSVLDQLGEREIEILRQFAGGATTEQIATHLNLSVKTVQNYHYLIKTKTGARTDAQLVRLAATCGLTRI
- a CDS encoding TetR family transcriptional regulator, translated to MNEAVVLTPERILEVTEDVLRRFGLAKATVVDVARALDVSHGSVYRHFPSKASLREAVAKRWLDRIDAPLRQIAEEQGPAPARLDRWLRTLFAAKRSRVLDDPEMFDTYLTLAREACAAVKCHKDTMIDQISAILTDGVTQGVFAIGDVKTTARAIFDATVRFHHPAHADEWKDADLSARVDATLALLLRGLKAA
- the purB gene encoding adenylosuccinate lyase, yielding MIPRYTRPEMASIWEPQTRFKIWFEIEAHAADALAELGTIPKEAAKTVWAKARNATFDVARIDEIERETKHDVIAFLTHLAEIVGPEARFVHQGMTSSDVLDTCLNVQLTRAADLLLADLDKVLAALKKRAFEHKMTPTIGRSHGIHAEPVTFGLKLAYAYAEFSRARERLIAARKEVATCAISGAVGTFAQIDPRVEEHVAKAMGLVPEPISTQVIPRDRHAMYFSTLGVIASSVERIAVEIRHMQRTEVLEAEEFFSEGQKGSSAMPHKRNPVLSENLTGLSRMVRAYVTPALENVVLWHERDISHSSAERMMGPDATVTLDFALVRLAGLIDKLLVYPANMQKNLDRLGGLVHSQRVLLALTQKGASREDAYKLVQRNAMPVWRGEGDFLVLLKKDAEVKKYLTDAEIEEQFDLGYHLKHVDTIFKRVFGES
- a CDS encoding M20 aminoacylase family protein, with product MPIVNRVAALSDEMAAWRHDFHENPELLYEVHRTAGIVADKLREFGCDEVVTGIGRTGVVGVIRGRKSASGKTIGLRADMDALPIMETSGVAYASKVPGKMHACGHDGHTAMLLGAAKYLAETRNFDGTAIVIFQPAEEGGGGGKAMVEDGLMTRWNIQEVYGMHNMPGLPEGHFATTPGAMLASSDNIQITVHGKGGHAGAGPHKSVDSVLIGSQIVNALQSIVARNVDPLKSAVISITQFHSGTAFNIIPEIAELGGTVRTLDPEVRDLVERRIGEVAESVARAYGGSAETKYTRMYPVTMNHAREAGLAADVARDIVGADRVNDKFIPMMGAEDFSFMLEARPGAMVLVGMGDGNECHHPAYVFNDNILGHGASFWARLVETRMPAN